The genomic stretch CGGCCTCCAAGTTTGCCATGGAGGGTTTCTGTGAGAGTTTGGCTGTGCAGCTCTTTAAGTTTAATGTCAAGTGAGTGCCAAATCCACTGAAGCATTCCGCTAAATAGGGTCAAAATCCATATTATTCCAGCACCATTGGAGAAAACACGACAGGATGTTGTTTGTTCGGTGAAATCTTGCTTAAATAGTACATCAATCACGCTCTGTAGCTGCCTTTTATCCTCTCAAACTGGTGGTTTGTCGCTCCACAGCTTGTCCCTGATAGAGCCGGGTCCGGTCCACACAGAGTTTGAGGCGAAGATGATGCAGGATGTCAGACAAAAGGATTTTCCCGGGACTGACCCTGAAACGATGCATTACTTCAAGAATGTGTATCTTCCTTCTGCAATCGACATCTTTGAGATGTTTGGACAAACTCCCGACGACATTGCCAGAGTAAGTCCGTCTCATTCTTCCTGACTGAAAGCTTCATGTCTTATTCCATCCCACCTCTGGCTCTTTGCAGTGCACCGTAAAGGTTGTTGAGTCGAGCAGACCGCGATTCCGCAACCTGACCAACCCCTTGTACAGTCCCATCGTTGCCCTGAAATACGCCGATGACACTGGGAACCTGTCTGTTCGTGCCTTCTACCATATGCTATTTAATATGGGCTCCGTCATGCACGTGAGCATGACTGTCATGAAGTATCTCACCTGTGGATGTCTGAGGAGCAGGACAATTTCACCAAACTAGAAACAGCCTACAGTACTTTCTGTATGCCTGAGAACACCGTTAATGACCAATGTATGGTTCATACTGTAATGAAATCCTATTTTCTCCTCTACTAGAAGTGTAGCTGTCtattgaaaattaaaaaacaaaaaacaaatatacaTTATCTGGAATTCTGTGGAGTCTGTCCAGAGTGCCAAAAATAGGTGTTTTAAGTGTATAATGTCTGTCAGGcttctgtttcctttcattATTTGGAAAAAGTAGTGGATTATAGTACTGCAAATTGTTCTTTTTAAGTCATTGTAATTACATTGATGTACAGATTATATGAGATCTGTCAAAACCTCAGAATAATTTATGCTTTTCACTAAACTGTGGTCACCTTCATATCACAGGTTCTGTATTGTGCATCTTAACCACATGCATTTTCATTCAATGTTCTTATGGTGTAGTGATGCTGTCTCTGTTGTTCATTACATACATCATTCATTTGTTGCGTCTACTTGTATAAATGGAAGTAAATAGAAGAAAGTACTAGGCTGTATTTAGAACAGTatgtaaattaaaaataatatccAAAAATGATTGTTTCCTTGAAAAGGTGTCAAAGCTATTTTAGATAGTAATTAAAGTGTAGGACATTTTActgtcaaatgtaaatatgtaaaatatcATAGCTCAATAAAccgatttctttttctttcaaatgtgaCGTTagttttgattattttatttactcTTTAACTAGATTTAACGAGCTGATCCAGTTATCGGTATTCTACTGCTCAGGCCTGTTTGTGGGACTCGCGGGAAATTAAAACTAAATCGACATCAGCATCATCGACcatcaaaataaagcaaacgTGATGCCGTTGTAAGTCCAGTTcttgtgttttacatttaagCAAGGGTTGACATTTAATCATACAAAACATTTATGTGAGAGAGTGTAACTGTCGACTCACAATCCATAGTAGTTTCGTGTTTTTTGCCTTAAGAGCTCGCCAAGACATGCTTTCTGGACAGGTTAGCTTTCTTGCTATGTTGAGCTAACCTTCCGAAAAGCTCCATTAACATTACACTAAACAACAAAGTGAAAGTACTATTATGTCTGAGATGCATATTCATTCTGCCGTGCGTGTGTCATGTCCAAAAGTGCAGGATGGACGACACTGTGACCGACATTCTCCAGTGTGAAGAGCAGCTGAGGACTACGCTTCACTGCGAAGACAAGGACAAGGTTCTGCCCACCAAATTACACACTTTAACCGTACAGACTGCCTTTAATCCTGTGTGTTGTGACTGAATATTATCATTACAGCTTCGCAGGAAATTGTTATATTTACAAAGAGAGTACCACAGGACCGCCCAGAGACTACAGGTTAGAGACTTTCTTTCAGCTTGCATCGACCATTACAGTTAGAAAGTTCTCTGCGTTCTATTGATGTGGTTCTCCTGACAGCGAGCTGAGCGTTCAGAAGCCGtgcagaggtgtgtgaggagcaggatTACACAGCAATGCAATCATAAGAACCAGGAGGGACGAGAGGCCACAGACAATCCTCCTGATGACCCCTCTGTGCTGATCTCAACCACCACTCCTGCTCAAGATGCACAATGGAATGGACACGCTGGAGGTCATTTTAATTAACTACACTGGTGGTTTCTCTTGCAGTACATGGTCAAACTGACAATTAGATAGAAATTACCTTTCAAGCAACAGAGTTACTAGCTACCAGATGATATAAGTTGTAAGTGTGAACAGTATATGTGTATAATCTTAAATGTGAATGCTGTGCTTTCTCTTAGAAGTGGTGTTGTAAACCTAATAAAGCAGTTagcataattattattatttaccaATGTGAAAGGGTGAGATAGGGATCTTTGCAAATGAATGATTACATTACTTAATAAATACACTTTGcatgttttaatattttacGATATCCAACAGATTTTGAGAAACTCAGGAGCCGAGTTGTCGGatttctccctcctctggaTGCAGCTTGTCCACAAACTCCAATTTCCATTCATGAATCCACTACCGACGAAAGGCCTAGTCCCTCCCTGCGCCTGCGCTCTCGACGCAGTCGAATGCGTTGGGAAAGGCAGAGTTCATTAGTGGGTGTGAGCACAGATGGCAGTCAGAATGGGCAAGAGCCTAATGAAAGGATGGAGGCTGCTGCAACACAGACGACCAAAGGAGATAAAACAAAGCCGACAGAGGTTTTTAAAGAAAGTGAAGAGCTGTTTTCTGGTGAGGAGTCTCCTTCCCTGCTCCATACACACTCGAGTGCTGTTGGCCAAAATGAAGAGAGAGATGTAGAGGGAAAAGTCATACAAGTAGGACCTGAGCAAACGGACAAAGAGATCAAGCTGTCTATAGAAGCACAACAAGAAACACAGCCATTACTGTTAGCATGTAAATCTGCATTACGCAGGGAAGAAAGTGAAcaagagggaaaacaaactgAAAGGAAGAAGGTGGGATTAGAGCAAAGCGAGgatggacagagggatggatgtCTGCAGAGAGGCGCCAGAAATGTTGATATGGTTGTAGAAGATGGAAAAGAATGTGAAAAAGGTGTTAAAGAAGATAAAATAAACATAGATCAGGGAGACTCTGTTACAAAGGGAGTTGGTCTTCTGGAGTCGTGTACTTTGGTGGAGGGACTACTTTTTCCTGCAGAGTACTACGTGCGTACCACGAGACGCATGACGTCTTCACAGAGTCAGCCTGACATGCAGGCCGTCATACTCTCTCAGCTGAACATTGGACGACATCGTAGAAGACGGGGCAATGGAAGAAGACTCGCACACAGCGGGGGGTCAAATAGCCAAACATCTGATTCAGTCGGACCTTGTAGCAAATCCAAGGAGGCTGACATGTCTGACGAGACAAACCGTCAAAGCTCCAGTGAGAATTCAGGTCGAGTCCCAGATGGCCAAATTAAAAcagatgcttgtttttctgcagcagatTCTACTTCTCGTCCGgcgagaggacagaagaggaggagagggagaggcagggggCGGCCTCACACCCCTCGGTGCTCTTTTAGCCCAGTCACCAGGCCACAAGGACTTGAACATACCTCAGATAATCCCCAACTCACAAACAGCCCGGTCTTACTTTCTCCTTCACCTTACAGAACCACAGTCTTGCCTTGTCCTTTGCCCTGTTCAGCTGATGAATCAAAGTCTTTTTTAACTGGTCCAGTACCAGACGATAAGCAACACTTGATCACACCCAGCTCTGCTTCTGAACATGTGGCTGGTATGACTGGAACTAAAAACAGCCCTGCATCTGGACAGAACAGGAGGAACAGATCCTCCCAGCTGAGTGGAAGTAAGACTTGTTTTAATACAGATTGTTATTCAGTTAAACGCAATTTCCTTCTACATGAGCTACAGTGAATATTATAGGTCCAGCTTGTTTGAAGCTATACTCAGTTGTTCCTGTTATAAAAGTAAAGgtacttttaaaaataaaggtactaattttgttttactttatgCCCTGCAGGTCAAGAGAGCTGTCATTCTTTCACCATGCCCTCTCCGCCTGCTGCAACAGCTcttcctctgccctctctgtccCTAGGCTCATTGCTTAAAGACCTGATTAAGTTTGATGTTCAGCAAGATTTCCATCTTCCTGATGACCAGTTTGCCTCCCTGAAGCTACACAAGCTCCATCAAGTTGCCGTGGAAACAGGAGTTGAACACTTTTCATCACCATCTTATTGCACACGGAGGAGCGTCCGGCAGTTTGTGTTAAATCACAGCGGCGGCGATGCAATCACGCCACTTCCGGTCCCGTGCGGCTCCACGCCCACTCTCCCATCTTCACCCGATACAAATAAAGCAAGCCCCTTCTCTACTCCATCTGTAGGAGTCCAGAACGCACTGATGGCGCCTGATACTACACAGGGATTTGACCAAGAGAAGACAGAAGGGTCCCAGACTGAGAGCTGGGGTCTCGCTGCCTCGCCAGAATCTGTGTCAGCGATGGGAGGACGCGCTGCTGACCGTGTCGATCAGTGTCAGGAGCAAGATGCTGAACTGACACATCGTCCTGGGAAATTCCATCCCGAGGAGACGCAGGGCTTTACAAACCTCACAGACGACGGAGCTCTTCCCAAAACCCCCTCTTTTAGTTGCCAGTCGGAGAGAACTGTCAAGGAACCTCCTGACACCAAAGAGACAAATAAATGCTGTGACCCACACACGAGTCCCTGCATGGACAATAAGAATCAGAGCTCTTCCCTCCGGTCACAGCTACTGCTGAGTCCTCTTCTGGCATCAACTCTCTCCACAACCGCGCACCTTcactcctccatcctctcctccagccccaCACTACCATCACTAGGAGTTACCCCCCAGACCGAGGCCGATGCCCTTCCTTTCGCATCGTCGCCCTCTGCTCCAAACCTCATCCCGCCTCCCCCTCATAGCCCCTCCACTCAGGCCCTCCCCCCTCCGCCTCTGTCACCCCGCCCATACATCCCCCCCAGCCAGCCTCCCACATGCATagccagtcaggtccaggcctcGTCTCGGCCCGTTCACCTGGCTGAACCTGCAAACGAGACGCACGGCTCAAACATCCAATCTGAGGGTCCTGAGGGAAATCGAGGCTTTAAGACAGAGGCAGAAGATGAAGACTTCAAGAGCTGCACGCAAACTTTAAAGGTACCAGGTTTATATGTTGTAGTTAGAATGCAGTTCAAGCAGATAAAACAACAACATGGTGatttttgtgtgcatgtttgcgTACAGTCTCCATCGGGCGGCTGCCTGGTCGACGCATGCTGCCTTCCTGGATCTTTGGGTCATTTGCAcgtggcagcagctggaaagTGGGCTGTGTGCCTCTGGACCCAAACTTCAGATTCTGATTGGAGCTTAGTGCACACCTGGTCCTTTAATGAGGTGAGTGTGTGGGCATGTTtgcacagatgtgtgttttttgaGTCATATGTGCTGGTTTTGCTGATTTTTAATCTGTATCTGACAAGTTTTAATGCTTATTTTCTGTCTGCAGATGGTGATCAATATCTTTCctgttgctgatgctgctgggcTGATTTGTGTGACTCTGGGCCAGTTAGAAATCAGAGAAGTGAGGTAAGTGAATGCAACACGCTAAGCTAAAACGTTACCAGCCGAAAAACGCAGAAATAAAGATACATGTCCGTGTCAACAGGGTGCTGTCGTGCTCCAGTCTCTCACAAGTGTCGCTCTGTGACGGTTTGGTACAAACTGTCGCGGCTCTGTCCAAATCCAGAGTCGTGACCTCAACACATTCAGCATCTGGCTCTGCATTGCGGGTGTTTACGCTGTCAGAAAGCGGCAGGTAACACGTAGAATGTTGGTGATGTTTCTTGTATTGCACTGTGGCTGCATCACActgccgtctctctctctctctctctctctctgtgtctctccacCCATCAGCACATCAAGCTCTCAGCCTCTTGTGTCTCCTGGCATTTGTGTTGGTGCTCTCTCCCCGGTCCACGGGCTTCCAGATGCTCTGATTGGCACAGATGACAGCGAACGACTCTTCATCTGGTAGGCAAGATCGTAACTGACAGGTTTTCGTTATTGTAGAATCGGGTTGAACGAGTATTTAAAAACATGTCTATTTGGAAATCACAGGAATTTAGATActgggcagctgctgcagaaagtTCTCCTTGGAGATGGTTTCTCCCACGTAGCCTGTCTCAGAGGATACTCGTacagcgtgagtgtgtgtgaggggctgATGAGATGATCTGCTGGCAGTTTGGAGGATTTTTATTTGCCTGTGTTGCACAGGGAGTATTATTtgtcctgctgcagcatcagttcCTCAGCTCCCaccaggaaggaggaggagaggttcCAGTGAAGAAAAGGACGAATATGGGCCTGCTCTCCTTGGTGGCCGTCAACCCTCTCAGTGGGAAGTCCGTCCTGGCTACTCGGTTGTACCCACCCAGCACCTGGTCCAGCCGGTGAGTTGAGGGCCATCGAAGGCTCATGCCTGCAGCGTTGTTGCCTTCATGGCGTTAGGTCACTCCTCGGTTGACATCCAGCTCTTCATCCAAAACGTCTTAATCACTTTGCCAGTCAGACTTATGTACTTTGCTGCGTGTGCTGTGTTACCGCTACACTCCCTTGTGTTCTTCAGGCTGTCTGATGTGGATGTCGACGACCGCAGCGTGGTGGGTTTAAGTCAGAACGGCTGTGTCTGCGTGTGGGAGCTTGGGCGCAGAGGGGTCCCAAGGACGGTGAGGGCTCCCGAGAGTGAAGGCTGGCAGCTGGCTcgctgggggggaggagggacgcTGTTAACTGGACACCACAACGGTGATGTGACTTTACACTGCTGCAGGAAGAATCTGATTGGAGTACAAACACTTTAATCAAAACCAGTGTTTTTCTGTCCCTGTGACAATGTTCAAATGGCGATTTTAATTGATTTAGAGATGCTTTTTAAGGTGAGCCGCCGTTCTTCCTTCACTTGAACTGATTTGAGGTTTTAAGCTGACAAATTCTGGATTCATACTGACATTACTCCAGACTAAACCTCCGTTACTCTTTCATGAAACGGCATGAAAACACACTGGCCTGCTGTGTTTCGAGATGTTTGGCTTTTAAAATAGTTTGAAATGAACTTTTATCACTGCTTCGTTGTTACTTAAGTATAGAGTTtgtatatttaaagaaaaaaaaggtttacagAGTTTCTTTTAATTGTTTGCATTAAATATGTGTGAAATACACTGtatttttttacctttttcatGCTACCTAAGCGAATTTTCTCTTAAATATTGTCGGGCCATTTTAGGAGATGCACATTTATGAAATGCATTTTATGGATAAGGCTAAACATTTGCATCTTGATGATTGCATTGCTAAAAATTCTAGTGTCTGAAATTTCATACCAGTATTGAAATTATTAACCCTTTTAAAAACTCCAAAATACTTCAACTGTGATTGTAGTCAATTATATTTCTGTCTGTTAAAGTGTCCTCAAGGAAGAAAAGTGACTTTTCTTCTCAGGCTGGTTTTACTGTTTTGGGGATCTGAATGGAAAAAGCAgtcttatttaactttaatCTCCACTTTGGAACAATTAGCAGTGACATAAATGACTATATTTCAGGGTATATGAATAACTTTGTTATTCCAAATATTAACTATACTGTAATGGGTTATCAGGAAACATGGACTCTTATTTCCAATTTTCTTGGTTTAAATCATTTACAGGTTACTTCTGTTCAATGCTATGTCCATTTAAAACAAGCAGATATATTTTAAATCTTTAggtctttttaataaaaagggaaaagcaacTCCTTTGAGAAAGTTTATTTGAACTTGGGAATTAAAGAATTAAAATCTTTAACATGTACATATATTTAGTGGTATGTACACATTTGGGCATCTTGTACATATAAGAGTAAAGTAAAACTGGAAACAATGTACATGATGAAGACATTACATGGTTCtccacaaagacaaacacataaaaacagacaaaacagcagaaaaagatcATTTCTCACCCACACAATCTCCAAGTTGCAAACCTCAGTCGTGTTTAGTTTAGAATACAAAGAACCATGAACATATTTTGAAGGACAAGATGATTCCAGGCGTTTCCTATTTCTACTACGTTGTCTGATTTTATTCCAGCAAGAacattaaaatgcttttgtaCAGTATTAAAACTACTGGCAGATCATCCCACAATAATCCTAAAGTAAAAGAGCATTTACAGGGTCTGGACTCtgggaggcagacaggaagaagcAGTCAGTGATTAAAGACCAGAGTGAACGAGTGGTACGAGTCGGTCTAACACAGCCGGGTAGGATTATCtgtccagcagcttctccaccatCAGCTTGGCGTAGCGAAGGCGGCTGGCCAGCTCCTTACTGCAGCCAAACTCCTCCAGCAGAGACAGTTTGTAGGTGCGGAAGTCTCGTTTCTCGTCAATGTAGGTCACCGCAGCCATGAGGGGGCACAGGATGAGCTTGGTGTGGTCCTGACGGGTGGGACAGCCAGAGCGTTTTTTCTCTTTCAACCAAAACCTCGACAAGCAAAGGGTTTGAATAGATAACTCACCTGGAAGAAGTTGATCTGGACGGTGCCGTTGCTCAGGTGCAGGACAATGGCGCTCTTGGTTCTGAACCAGAGGGACAGATAGGGCAGCCTCGCCAGCTCGTCTCCTTCCCGCCGTGCGATGTTGGCGCCGGCCTTCAGCAGGTGCTCGCTCATGTAATTGCGGAAATATTTCAGCAGCGTTATCTGCAGGCCAAAAAGGAAATGAGTACACCGGATGATTTCCTGTGATGAAGCTAAAAACAAGATTTCCCACCTTCTTGTTGAGAGTTGGAGGGTACGAGCGGACGTTGAGGTAGGATTCAGCAGCCATCTTGTCAATGTACTGCAGACTGTCTCCATCGGCGTACATGATGAGACGCGTGTAGTCGTTAAACAGGACGCCTACGCTGTTGTCACACAGCTGGTAGCCTGAAATACAGACACGTTACCATAACAGCCTTGGAACTTTGAGATCTTCATGTACTT from Takifugu flavidus isolate HTHZ2018 chromosome 6, ASM371156v2, whole genome shotgun sequence encodes the following:
- the LOC130526887 gene encoding retinol dehydrogenase 8-like produces the protein MASPGQKVVLITGCSSGIGLRMAVMLAKDPQKRFHVIATMRDLKRKDKLLEAAGDTYEKTLSLAVLDVCSDESVKQCINGIKDRHVDVLINNAGIGLVGPVESISIEEMKKVFETNFFGVIRMIKEVMPDMKKRRGGHIIVVSSVMGLQGVVFNDVYAASKFAMEGFCESLAVQLFKFNVNLSLIEPGPVHTEFEAKMMQDVRQKDFPGTDPETMHYFKNVYLPSAIDIFEMFGQTPDDIARCTVKVVESSRPRFRNLTNPLYSPIVALKYADDTGNLSVRAFYHMLFNMGSVMHVSMTVMKYLTCGCLRSRTISPN
- the palb2 gene encoding partner and localizer of BRCA2; its protein translation is MDDTVTDILQCEEQLRTTLHCEDKDKLRRKLLYLQREYHRTAQRLQRAERSEAVQRCVRSRITQQCNHKNQEGREATDNPPDDPSVLISTTTPAQDAQWNGHAGDFEKLRSRVVGFLPPLDAACPQTPISIHESTTDERPSPSLRLRSRRSRMRWERQSSLVGVSTDGSQNGQEPNERMEAAATQTTKGDKTKPTEVFKESEELFSGEESPSLLHTHSSAVGQNEERDVEGKVIQVGPEQTDKEIKLSIEAQQETQPLLLACKSALRREESEQEGKQTERKKVGLEQSEDGQRDGCLQRGARNVDMVVEDGKECEKGVKEDKINIDQGDSVTKGVGLLESCTLVEGLLFPAEYYVRTTRRMTSSQSQPDMQAVILSQLNIGRHRRRRGNGRRLAHSGGSNSQTSDSVGPCSKSKEADMSDETNRQSSSENSGRVPDGQIKTDACFSAADSTSRPARGQKRRRGRGRGRPHTPRCSFSPVTRPQGLEHTSDNPQLTNSPVLLSPSPYRTTVLPCPLPCSADESKSFLTGPVPDDKQHLITPSSASEHVAGMTGTKNSPASGQNRRNRSSQLSGSQESCHSFTMPSPPAATALPLPSLSLGSLLKDLIKFDVQQDFHLPDDQFASLKLHKLHQVAVETGVEHFSSPSYCTRRSVRQFVLNHSGGDAITPLPVPCGSTPTLPSSPDTNKASPFSTPSVGVQNALMAPDTTQGFDQEKTEGSQTESWGLAASPESVSAMGGRAADRVDQCQEQDAELTHRPGKFHPEETQGFTNLTDDGALPKTPSFSCQSERTVKEPPDTKETNKCCDPHTSPCMDNKNQSSSLRSQLLLSPLLASTLSTTAHLHSSILSSSPTLPSLGVTPQTEADALPFASSPSAPNLIPPPPHSPSTQALPPPPLSPRPYIPPSQPPTCIASQVQASSRPVHLAEPANETHGSNIQSEGPEGNRGFKTEAEDEDFKSCTQTLKSPSGGCLVDACCLPGSLGHLHVAAAGKWAVCLWTQTSDSDWSLVHTWSFNEMVINIFPVADAAGLICVTLGQLEIREVRVLSCSSLSQVSLCDGLVQTVAALSKSRVVTSTHSASGSALRVFTLSESGSTSSSQPLVSPGICVGALSPVHGLPDALIGTDDSERLFIWNLDTGQLLQKVLLGDGFSHVACLRGYSYSGVLFVLLQHQFLSSHQEGGGEVPVKKRTNMGLLSLVAVNPLSGKSVLATRLYPPSTWSSRLSDVDVDDRSVVGLSQNGCVCVWELGRRGVPRTVRAPESEGWQLARWGGGGTLLTGHHNGDVTLHCCRKNLIGVQTL